The Corallococcus exiguus genome includes a window with the following:
- a CDS encoding MFS transporter: MIRQGVGAIREMYGLTRGLGNLRVMLGSGLLGMAASGLLNPVMPLYLRSRGLGFQEIGALYTVGALLPIFVQPVLGALSDRHGRKPFVVGLSLVTSLMVPAVALVDDPQPLAAVMILKMLLSRSAAPVANAMVADFAPARQRATLFALLDATSNLVFVAALFASSAVIRALSVAGTFFLAGGLFLAGSLLLLGLDEPARPPRAEAVRGGAGAAWGLVFRGLLSPFTYVKDRPGAAALFLWQFFFTFALALFPTYLPLYAVELGAPREAVGPLVAASWLTYAFVQPFGGRLSDRLSRRVGMIVPGLAGMAVMAAVLGAAGWLPDGAALMTLVVAWVLLAIPDGLHRSSASALVVEQSPAPSERGRFMGALGACGALASVLAPVTYGFVAQAAGIGSTFLISSVSLVLALGCVSRVREASSHATPEPAPVAALTPTSEPG; this comes from the coding sequence ATGATCCGCCAGGGCGTGGGTGCCATCCGGGAGATGTACGGGCTGACGCGGGGGCTGGGGAACCTGCGGGTGATGCTGGGCTCGGGGCTCCTGGGCATGGCGGCCTCCGGCCTGCTCAACCCGGTGATGCCGTTGTACCTGCGCTCGCGCGGGCTGGGCTTCCAGGAGATTGGCGCGCTCTACACAGTGGGGGCGCTGCTGCCCATCTTCGTGCAGCCGGTGCTGGGGGCGCTGTCGGACCGCCATGGGCGCAAGCCCTTCGTGGTGGGCCTGTCGCTCGTCACGTCGCTGATGGTGCCGGCGGTGGCGCTGGTGGACGACCCGCAGCCGCTCGCCGCCGTGATGATCCTCAAGATGCTGCTGTCGCGCAGCGCGGCGCCGGTGGCCAACGCGATGGTGGCGGACTTCGCGCCCGCCAGACAGCGCGCCACCCTGTTCGCGCTGCTGGATGCCACGTCGAACCTGGTGTTCGTCGCGGCGCTCTTCGCGTCCTCCGCCGTCATCCGCGCGCTGTCGGTGGCGGGCACCTTCTTCCTGGCGGGGGGCCTGTTCCTCGCGGGCAGCCTGCTGCTGCTGGGGCTGGACGAACCGGCGCGGCCCCCGCGCGCGGAGGCAGTGCGCGGTGGGGCGGGCGCTGCGTGGGGCCTGGTGTTCCGGGGGCTCCTGTCGCCGTTCACCTACGTGAAGGACCGGCCGGGCGCGGCGGCGCTGTTCCTCTGGCAGTTCTTCTTCACCTTCGCGCTGGCGCTGTTCCCCACGTACCTGCCGCTGTACGCGGTGGAGCTGGGCGCGCCCCGGGAGGCCGTAGGGCCGCTGGTGGCGGCGTCGTGGCTGACGTACGCGTTCGTGCAGCCCTTCGGCGGACGGCTGTCGGACCGGCTGTCCCGGCGCGTGGGCATGATTGTACCGGGCCTCGCGGGCATGGCGGTGATGGCCGCGGTGCTGGGGGCCGCGGGATGGCTGCCGGACGGCGCCGCGCTGATGACGCTGGTGGTGGCCTGGGTGCTGCTGGCCATCCCAGACGGCCTGCACCGCTCCTCCGCGTCCGCGCTGGTGGTGGAGCAGTCCCCGGCGCCCTCCGAGCGCGGCCGGTTCATGGGCGCGCTGGGCGCCTGCGGCGCGCTGGCCTCCGTGCTCGCGCCCGTCACCTACGGCTTCGTCGCGCAAGCCGCCGGCATCGGCAGCACGTTCCTCATTTCGTCGGTGTCCCTCGTGCTTGCGCTCGGCTGTGTGTCGCGCGTGCGCGAGGCGTCTTCACACGCCACGCCTGAACCGGCCCCCGTGGCCGCCCTCACCCCCACCTCGGAGCCTGGATGA